A stretch of Bombus huntii isolate Logan2020A chromosome 7, iyBomHunt1.1, whole genome shotgun sequence DNA encodes these proteins:
- the LOC126867355 gene encoding uncharacterized protein LOC126867355 isoform X2 → MMNKRAYTIKSNCILLHESTRVCDVHYLYIPLNASILRIYTIFCTASIKFCMFVLAVNLEAGVQRSGTMMWADDIYNYQGITPTFAQNFNETVPWEGRTDTLISRFVHPIYTTNFRTLYNEEPDHRGHVM, encoded by the exons atgatgaataaaagagcttatactattaaatctaattgtattttgttgcatgagagtacacgtgtatgtgatgtacattacctttatatccccttgaacgcttcaatattgcgcatatatactatattttgtacagcttctataaaattttgtatgtttgttttggctgttaatctagaggctggagtacaaagaagtggcacaatgatgtgggctgatgacatttataattatcaaggaatcacccctacattcgctcag aattttaatgaaactgtcccttgggaaggaagaactgataccttgatatcacggtttgtacatcctatatatacaacaaattttagaacattatataacgaagaaccagatcatcgtggccatgtgatgtga